The following coding sequences are from one SAR86 cluster bacterium window:
- the groL gene encoding chaperonin GroEL (60 kDa chaperone family; promotes refolding of misfolded polypeptides especially under stressful conditions; forms two stacked rings of heptamers to form a barrel-shaped 14mer; ends can be capped by GroES; misfolded proteins enter the barrel where they are refolded when GroES binds): protein MAKDVQFGDSARGQMLDGVNILADAVKVTLGPKGRNVVLDKSFGAPTVTKDGVSVAKEVELKDKFENMGAQMVKEVSSQTSDAAGDGTTTATVLAQSIVNEGLKSVAAGFNPMDLKRGIDKAVTKAVESIQKMSTPCEENKSIAQVGTISANSDSEVGDIIADAMDKVGKEGVITVEEASGIENELEVVEGMQFDRGYLSPYFINNQDKMITELEDPMILLHDKKIANIRDLLPILEGVAKAGKSLLIIAEDVEGEALATLVVNNMRGVVKVAACKAPGFGDRRKAMLEDIAILTGGTVVSEEVGLSLETTTLESLGTAKKIVLSKENTTVIDGAGKQDDIVGRVNQIRAQIEETTSDYDREKLQERVAKLAGGVAVIKVGAGSEIEMKEKKARVEDALHSTRAAVEEGVVPGGGVALIRALQEVDGLTGDNEDQNIGISIALKAMEAPIRQIVMNAGEESSVVVDKIKSDKGNYGFNAATSEYGDMISMGILDPAKVTRTALQAAGSVAGLMITTEAMVSEIPEESPAGGGMPGGMPPGMGGMDGMM, encoded by the coding sequence ATGGCAAAAGATGTGCAATTTGGTGATTCAGCAAGAGGTCAAATGCTTGATGGAGTCAATATTTTAGCTGATGCAGTTAAAGTTACTTTAGGCCCAAAAGGGAGAAACGTAGTTTTAGATAAATCCTTTGGCGCTCCTACAGTTACAAAAGATGGAGTGTCTGTCGCAAAAGAAGTAGAGCTAAAAGATAAATTCGAAAATATGGGCGCTCAGATGGTTAAAGAAGTATCTTCTCAAACTTCTGATGCCGCAGGAGACGGAACTACTACCGCGACAGTTTTAGCTCAATCAATAGTAAATGAAGGCTTAAAATCAGTAGCCGCTGGCTTCAATCCAATGGACCTGAAAAGGGGAATTGATAAAGCTGTAACTAAAGCAGTTGAATCAATACAAAAAATGTCTACTCCCTGTGAAGAAAACAAATCTATTGCGCAAGTTGGAACTATTTCTGCGAATAGTGACAGCGAGGTTGGAGACATAATTGCTGACGCTATGGATAAAGTAGGCAAAGAAGGAGTAATTACTGTAGAAGAGGCTTCAGGTATTGAAAATGAACTAGAAGTTGTCGAGGGAATGCAGTTTGATCGCGGTTATCTTTCACCTTATTTCATTAACAATCAAGATAAGATGATCACTGAATTAGAAGATCCAATGATTCTTCTCCACGATAAAAAAATTGCCAACATCAGAGACTTACTTCCTATTTTAGAAGGTGTAGCGAAAGCTGGAAAATCTTTATTAATTATTGCTGAGGATGTAGAAGGGGAAGCCCTCGCAACTCTGGTTGTGAATAATATGAGAGGTGTCGTTAAAGTAGCAGCCTGTAAAGCTCCAGGCTTTGGAGATAGAAGAAAGGCTATGCTCGAAGACATTGCAATCCTTACAGGAGGTACAGTGGTATCAGAAGAAGTTGGTTTGAGTTTAGAAACAACTACTTTAGAGTCTTTAGGTACTGCTAAAAAGATTGTTTTATCTAAAGAAAATACAACCGTTATAGATGGAGCTGGAAAACAAGACGATATCGTCGGAAGAGTTAATCAAATTAGAGCTCAAATTGAAGAAACAACTTCAGACTATGATAGAGAAAAACTTCAAGAACGTGTCGCTAAGCTTGCCGGTGGAGTGGCGGTTATAAAAGTTGGTGCTGGTTCTGAAATTGAAATGAAAGAAAAAAAAGCTAGAGTTGAAGATGCTCTTCATTCTACAAGGGCTGCCGTGGAAGAAGGCGTTGTTCCTGGCGGTGGGGTTGCTTTGATTAGAGCTTTGCAAGAAGTTGATGGATTGACTGGTGATAATGAGGATCAGAACATCGGTATTTCTATTGCACTTAAAGCAATGGAGGCTCCAATAAGACAAATCGTCATGAATGCCGGTGAAGAGTCATCAGTAGTAGTAGACAAAATTAAGTCTGATAAAGGTAATTATGGATTTAATGCTGCTACTTCAGAATATGGCGACATGATTTCTATGGGTATTCTAGATCCTGCAAAAGTTACTAGAACTGCATTGCAAGCTGCTGGTTCGGTAGCTGGATTAATGATTACCACAGAGGCCATGGTTTCTGAAATTCCTGAAGAGTCACCAGCCGGTGGCGGAATGCCAGGTGGAATGCCTCCTGGAATGGGCGGAATGGATGGTATGATGTAA
- a CDS encoding urate hydroxylase PuuD, giving the protein MEAYLYNVLFRWGHIVVGIAWIGLLYYFNFVQTEYVKKADPEAKKDVMQKLAPNALWWFRWAAFFTFLTGLYLLYVQERMITTAIALGTLMGTIMMLNVWGIIWRNQKVVIGLKEGDAVKAGAKAALASRTNTLLSLPMLYFMVSSAHGGTAAYPKSYLLIDGYLSTGFWIVFVAVLLIELNAIFGKMYSMITSVRSVIASSLVLTFISSGLVFYL; this is encoded by the coding sequence ATGGAAGCTTATTTATACAACGTTTTATTTAGATGGGGCCACATTGTAGTAGGGATCGCATGGATTGGATTGCTTTATTATTTTAATTTTGTTCAAACCGAATATGTAAAAAAAGCAGATCCTGAAGCTAAAAAAGACGTCATGCAGAAATTAGCTCCTAATGCGCTTTGGTGGTTCAGATGGGCAGCTTTTTTTACTTTTTTAACTGGTCTTTACCTTTTATATGTTCAAGAAAGAATGATCACTACCGCTATAGCTCTGGGAACTCTTATGGGCACCATAATGATGTTGAATGTGTGGGGCATAATATGGAGAAACCAAAAGGTTGTTATAGGTTTAAAAGAGGGCGATGCAGTAAAAGCAGGAGCAAAAGCAGCGCTTGCTTCAAGAACAAATACATTACTTTCTCTTCCAATGCTTTATTTCATGGTCTCCTCAGCACATGGTGGAACAGCAGCTTACCCAAAATCATATCTATTAATTGATGGATATTTAAGTACAGGGTTTTGGATAGTTTTTGTAGCAGTTTTGCTCATTGAATTAAATGCTATTTTTGGAAAAATGTATTCAATGATTACCTCAGTGAGAAGTGTAATCGCATCAAGTTTAGTTTTAACTTTTATTAGTTCGGGACTAGTATTTTATCTTTGA